Below is a genomic region from Neorhizobium galegae.
TCCGCCGCAACCGCCATGCAGATGCACGATAACAATCGGCCCGCAGTCGAGCTGAACCAGCCCGGTGCGCCACGGCATGTGTTCACGGAAATAGGGATCGCTGGTCACCTCGATCCGCGTTTCCGACAGCAGCGAACCACCGGTCGGCGCGTCCCTGAACGTCAGGTCGGACGAAAGGCAGTTCGGGCAGGCCTCGCGTGCCGGATAGGTGTAGCGGCCGCATTCGCCGCAGCATTGCAGCACGAAGCGGCCGGTCGCGGCAGCGAGCGTTAGCCCGTGCGCCTTGCGGCTGCGGGCCGAGGGAGGCAGCAGCGGTTGAGTGGTGCGGGCGAGCGGGTTCTTTCGCTTCGGCTTGAGGAAGGGTCCGGTCATGATGCCCTCGCCAGAATGGCGGCTGCAGAAGCGAGCCCCCGGTCGTAGTTGATCATCCCGAAACCTGAAACCAGCCCGAGCTTCGCATCCTCGACCTGCCTGCCTTCTGCCGTCCCTAAAAGCTGGCGCATCGCTTCGGTAAGCCCAAGATGCCCGCCCGCGGCTCCCGCCTGGCCGACCGAAAGCTGGCCGCCGGACGTGTTGTGCGGAAAGGACCCGTCGATCGTGAACGTGTGATGGCGCACGAAATCCGGGCCCTCGCCCTTGGCGCAAAAACCCAGATCCTCGAACTGCATCATCGAGATCACCGCATAATCGTCGTAGGTCTGGACAAAATCCATGTCGTCCGGCTTCGAACCCGCCATCCCGTAAAGCTCGTCGCGATCAACCACCCAGCCGCCGCGCACCTGCACCGGATCCTCGGCAAACGCATTGTGCCGCTCGATGGCCGACAGTAGCCGGACAAAGGGAAGCCCGAGCGAAACGGCCGTCTCCTCGCGCATCACCAGAAAGGCCTCCGCACCGGCGCAGGGCATGACGCAATCGAACAGATGGAACGGCTCGGCAATCGCCCGCGCCGACATGTATTGCTCCAGCGTCAGCGGCTTCTTCATCAGCGCATCGGGATTGCGCAGCGCATTGTCGCGCTGCGCGACGCAGAGCTTGCCGAAATCCTCGCGTGTCGCGCCATAGCGATCCATGTAATGCCGGGCGATCAGGGCAAAACTGCCGTTGGCGCCGCCGGCACCATAGGGATAGACGGCATCCTGCGAAAACCGGGAAAAGCCAGCCAGCAGATTGCGGAAACTGTCGACCCGGTTGGTGTCGGCCGCCACGCAGGCGACGATATCCGCATCGCCCGCCTGCACCGCCCGTGCCGCCCGACGAAGCGAGACGATACCCGCAGCCCCACCCATCGGCACGTGGTCGATATGGCGCGGGGACAACCCGAAATGCTGGGTCAGACCGACCGCGACATCCGGTCCCATCGTGAAGCTCGCGACCGAAAAGCCATCAAAATCCCGATGGCTGATGCCGGCGCCTTCCGCCAATGCCCTGAGCGCCTTGCCCATCCACCAGTGCGCGGTCTCGATGGAATAGCGCTGGTAGGGCACCGTCACCGGCACCGCCAGAACCACGCCGTCATAAGATTGCCGCGCGCGGGACAAAACCATCAGGCGACCGTCAGCTTGACGTCGACATTGCCGCGCGTCGCATTGGAATAGGGGCAGCGCTCATGCGCACCGGCGACTACTTCTTCCGCGACTGCGCGCTCGATGCCGGGCAAGGACGCCACAAGCTCGACCGCCAGCGCGTAACCGACCGGCACGGGGCCGATGCCGACTTTGGCGGTGATCGAAACGTCATCCGGCAGCGCGATCTTGCTGGTGCGCGCCACGAGCTTCACCGCACCGAGGAAACAGGCCGCATAACCGGCGGCGAAAAGCTGCTCCGGATTGGTTCCTTCGCCGCCCGGGCCGCCGAGCCCTTTCGGCACCGAGAGATTGACGGCAAAGCTGCCGTCCGTGCTCTGCGCTTTTCCTTCCCGGCCGCCATGCGCGGTAACGGACGTCTCATAGAGGATCTTTTCCGGGGTCATGCATGCCTCCATATCATGATTTAAGCTGTGATTTATAGTATATCAGAAGCGAACAAGGATCGTAAGGGAGTTCATCCCGCCTTTCGGATGGACGCCTTCAGCTTCCTGAGATCGATCGCCGAGCCATCCTCGACCGCCTTTGCCGCCATCGTCTTGATCTCGCCGCGCTGCAGCTTCTGGGTCGAACTCACCGGCAGCCTGTCGATGAAGACCACGTAGCCGGGCAGTTTGTGATAGGCGATATGGGCGCCGGCGGCCTTGATGATCCGCTTTGCCTTCTCGGCCGGCTCGCCCGCTCCGGCAGTTTCGCTCTCGACGATGAAGGCAAAAACCTCCTCGCCGCGCAGGTCGTCCGGCACTGGCGTTACCGCCGAAGCCTTGACCGCCGGATCCTTGGCAAGGGCCGCCTCCACCTCCAGCACGGCGATATTCTCGCCGCTGCGCCGCACGATGCTCTTCTTGCGGTCGAAGAAATAGAGAAGCCCCTTCTCGTCGGCATAAACGACGTCGCCGGTATGGAACCAGCCGCCTTCCCAGGCCTCCTCGGTCGCCTTCTCGTCCTTCAAATAGCCGCTGAAGAAACCGTCGCGCGGGTTCGCGCCTTGGGCACGCACCAGCAGTTCTCCCGGCTTGCCGAGTTCCGCGTCGTTCCCCGCATCATCGACGATCCGAAAATCCATGCCGGCACGCGGCCGGCCGATGCAGCGCAGGCCTGGCGTATACTCGTCCGCCGCGGTGGTGGTCACTGCCCGGCCCCCGGTTTCGGTCATCGCCCAGGCTTCGACGATCGGGATGCCGTAGCGCTTCTCGAATTCGATCTTGTGCCGGGCATCGACGCCCGGTCCCAACGCGAATTTCACCTTGTGTGCCCGCTCTGCTTCGACGGTCGGGAGCTGCAGCAGGATCGCTGGGATGACGCCGAGGCAATGAATGATCGTCGCGCCGGAATCGGCGATCGACGCCCACCAACTGCTCGAATGGAACCGGTCGAGCGGCACGATCGCGCCACCCTTCATGATCATGCCGACAGCCGTGCAGCCAAGCGCGTTCATATGGAACATCGGCAACGGCGTCAGCGCCACTTCGGCTCCCTCGCCCATTTCGGCGATACCGCCCTGCGTCGTGTACCATTCGGCGATGCCGACGAAATAGATGTTCGAAAGGATGCAGCCCTTCGGCTTGCCGGTGCTGCCGGAGGTGAACAGCAGAGCGCATTCGGCATCCCGGCCGCCGGGTCGTGCCTCTCGTGTTTCAGGCGAAGGCGGAATGTCGTCGCCGGCAGCGATCACCGCCACCTTGCCGGGCGAGATGTCCCGCAGATCATCCAGCCGCGCGCGGATGACGACCATCAGCGAAGCCTCGGCCATATCGAGCTGAAAGAGCAGTTCGTCGCGGCGCAGATCGGGATTGATCGGCACGATCGAGGCGCCGATCGCGTTCAGCGCCAGCCAGTAGTCGAAGAATTCCGGACGGTTTTCGAGGAGGAGAGCCACGCGGGCTCCGATCCCATATCCTGCCGCCGCGAACGTCTGCTTCAGAAGACCGACGCGCGTGAAAACCTCGCCGTAGCTATAGCGAAAGCCCCCGGGCGCATAAGGCAGCTTGGCGCTGGCCGGTGCGATCAGCATCGGCGCGTCCGGGCTCTTCAGCGCCTGGTTCTCGAATAGGAGGTAGGGAGAATGCATGGTCCTGTCCTTATGCCCGTTCCAGAATGCCCTTGATCAGGAACATTTCAGCCTCGTGGATCGTGCCGAACTGGATCCACTCCGCATCCGTCTGCGTCTCCAGCCGCCAGGTCAGCAGCGTCACCACGCACTTGTCCGGCCCCATGCGCAGCAGTTCGCCCGGGATGACGCGAGACATATTGCGAAACTGCATGGCGTCCTTGGCCGCACCGACTTCGTAATCCACCTGGAAGCGGGGCTGGTCGACATTGAGCCGCACGAATGTCTGCTTTCCGGTAAAGGTCGAGGTGCCGCGGAAGAGGCCAGGCTCCACCTCGGTGCGATTGAGGCTGCCCCAGGCCCACTGGCCCTGTTTCAGCCCGTCCGACATGAGTTCGAAGGCGACCGCCGCCGGGCGCTCCACCATGATGCTGCTGGAATGACAATGCGGATCGATCATGAGCGTCCCTCTTTCAGTCGCGCTAAGGCGTCATTTTTCTAAAAGACATTTTAAGCATAAAATAATTGGAAAGAACGTCAACGGGTTTTTGTGCCGCCGGCCTACGGTGACCGCTTTGGTGATCGCCGCTCATCACGCTCTCAACCTGCAGGCTGGCAAAACCCGACGTTTCCGGCCTTCTACACGCAGAAGTCGATGGGATTCTCAATTTCTGGCGATCGGAAATTTTAGGCTTGAAGTAATTTATACCTCGTTCTACGATCCCTCAATTGTTAAGGGGACGACCGCAAAAAGCGGCATCGAAAATCAAGAGAAGCCCCTGGCAGGATTGCAGGCTTGCGTTTCACCAACCGCCGCAGGTCCGTCGGTCGCGATCGACGGGCAAACCAGAGGGATCGTCATGACTTTTGAAATCGACCGCAGAAATCTCCTGCAGATGCTCGGCCTTGCCGCGGTCAGCGGCTCCGTGCTTTCGCAGGCCACAATCGCCTTCGCTGCAGATACCGACAACGTCACCATCGGCTGGCCGTCCGACGTGCCCTCCTGGGACCCGAACCTTCGCTTCGTCCCGGATGCGCAGCCGCTCTTCAAGATGGTCTTCGACCAGCCGCTCGATCAGTCGCCGGACCTGAAGCTCATCGGCAATCTCATCACCAAGTGGGAACTGAAGCCGGATGGCCTTTCGATGCCGTTCGAGATCCGCAGCGACGTGAAGTTCCACAATGGCGATCCGATGACGATGGAGGACTTCAAGTACACCTTCGTCGACCGCATCAAGTCCGGCCTGAAGCTCGACATCGCCAATTCCTGGCGTACGCTCACCGATATCGAGATCCTTTCGCCGACCTCAGGCGTGATGAAATTCTCCGCCCCGACGCCGACCGCGCCGCAGTGGCTTGCGTTCCTCGGCAGCTACCTCGTGCCGAAGAAATATATCGAATCCGTCGGCCCGGAAGAGTTCGCCAAAAAGCCGGTCGGCACCGGCCCCTATAAGCTCGTCGACTACCAGATGAATTCGCGCATCGTATTCGAGCGCAACGACGACTATTTCGGTACCAAGCCGAAGATCAAGCGCGTCACCATCGACATCATCAAGGATCCATCGGCCCGTACCGCCGCCATCCAATCCGGCCAGGTGGATCTCACCGTCAATATTCCGGTCCGTGAAGCTGAGCGCCTTGGTAAGACCGAAGGCCTGACGGCAGAGATCAACCCCTTTACCCGCCTGATCCTTCTGCAGATGCGCAACGACCTGGGTTTTACCGACAAGGCCGTCCGTCTCGCCGCCCACCACGCGATCGACAAGGCAGCACTTTCCAAGGCGTTCTACGGCGGTGCCGCCGTGCCGCTCTCGATTCCGGCGACCCCCGGCACGCCGGGCTACCTACCCGACTACAAGTTTCCCTACGACCCGGAACTGTCGAAGAAGCTCTTGGCCGATGCGGGTTACACGTCCGACAAACCGGCGACCTTCAAGCTCGCCGCGACCAACGGTCAGTTCCCGAGCGATTTCGATATTGCCCGCGCCCTGGTGCAGATGTGGCAGAAGGTCGGCCTCAAGGTCGAACTCGAACAGATCGAATATTCGAAATATTTCGAGCTCAACCGCGGCGGCAAGCTGCCGGAAGCGACGCTCTACAGCTTCGACAACGCCACCGGCGACCCGGAAATCTTCTCCGGTTATCTGATGAACCCGAAGATGCCGTTCGGCGCCTGGAAGGGAATGGAGATCGGCGACAAGATCCTCAAGCTCTTCGTCGAGCCTGTCTACGAGAAGCGCATCGCCGGTTACAAGGCCGTAGCGCAGGAAGCTGTCGAAACCGGCGCCAATATTCCGATCCTGCAGAGCGTCCAGACGCTGGTCAAAAAGAAGAGCCTCAACTACGTCAAATATGGCAATGCCTGGGTCCTAGGCAGCACCATGTCCTGGTCGTAAGCGAAGATCTGACTGATCTGTTTTATTGGGTCCGGAGCCGATCCGGACCCCTTCCCTAACATCGTAATACGGGGCATGCGCATGTTTGCGACCATTGCCAAGCTTTTGGTAAAGCGCGTGCTGACCGCGATACCGATCCTTCTACTTGTTTCCGCGCTTCTCTTCTGCATCCTGCGCATCCTGCCGGTCGATCCGGCCGCCATGTCCCTGCCGCCCAATGCGACGGTTCAGGAAGTCGAGGCGATGCGCACCGAAATGGGCCTCAACCTGCCGCTCTATCAGCAGTATGGCATCTGGCTGAACAAGCTCTTCCATGGTGATATCGGCCGCTCCATCCATTTCCGCCAGGACGTGACAAGCCTGATCGGTTCGACACTGCCCGCGACTATCGAGCTTGCCGTCATCGCCATGATGGTCGCAACCGTCTTCGGCCTCGCGGGCGGCCTCTTCCTGTTCTACGTGCGCGGCACCCGCGCCGAAGCGGTGATGGATTTCGTTTCCATCCTGCTGCTCTCGCTTCCGGAATTCCTCTGGAGCCTGTTCTTGCTCCTCATATTCGGTGTCTTTTTCGAGGTCCTGCCCTTCACCGGCCGTCTCAGCCCCGGCTTCGAGCGCCCACTCGTCACTGGTTTCCTGCTGCTCGACAGCCTGATCACCGGCAATATCCCGACCTTTCTCAATGCGCTCCAACACATGATCCTGCCGTGCCTCGCACTCGGCATCGCGCTGTCTCCGTCGCTCATGCGCGTGCTGCGCTCGAGCCTGCTCGATGCCTATCAGGACGACTACATCCAGCAGGCCCGGCTTCGCGGACTTTCCGAAAAGCGCATCCTGATCCGCCACGGCCTGAAGAACGCCATCCTGCCGACGCTGAGCCTGATGGGCGTGCAGTTCGGCTTCCTGTTCGGCGGCACGCTGCTGGTCGAGATCATCTATTCCTACCCGGGCATGGGCAACCTGATGGTCGATGCGATCCGCAACGCCGACCTTCCGATCATCCAGGGCGCGGGGCTCACCTATTGCGTCGCCGTTCTGGTGATCAGCATCGTGGTCGACAGTCTCTACCTGATCCTCAACCCGAAACTGAGGGTGCGTTGACATGCAACAGCACGCTAAAGGGCGACCGCTTCCGCTCTGGCTGAAATCCGGCCGCGTCCAGACAGGCCTGGTGATCATCTTCATTCTGGCCGTCTGTGCGATCTTTGCCCCCTATCTGGCGCCCAACGATCCGAACGAACAGAACCTGCTATCGATCCTGACCCCGCCCGTCTGGGCCGATGGCGGCGACACGATGTTTCCGCTCGGCACCGACAGCCTCGGCCGCTGCGTCCTCTCCCGCCTGATCTTCGGCGCCCGCGTGGCGCTCACCGTGGCGTTTACAGCCTCAATCGGCGCGATGATCATCGGCGCCTTTTTCGCCCACGTGGCCGGGTATTTCGGCGGCTGGGTCGATTGGGTGATCGGCCGCATCGTCGAGATCTGGCTCTCCTTTCCGCCAGTCATTCTGTCTCTGATCCTGATGGTCGGCCTCGGCACCGGGCTGCGCAACGTCGTGCTCGCCATCATCCTGGTCGACTGGACCCGCTTCTGTCGCGTGCTGCGAAGCGAAGTCATCGTCCTGCGCCGGCGAGACTACGTCTCCGCCGCACAGCTCATCGGCTTCTCGCACTGGCGCACCATCACCCGCGAAATCCTGCCCGGCACACTGCCGCTGCTCATCACACTGATGAGCCTCGAAATGGGCGTCGCCATCATCGTCGAGGCGATCCTCTCCTTCGTCGGCATGAGCGTCGGCTCGGAAACGGCGGCCTGGGGCCAGATGATCGCCGATGCGCGCCAGAACATCTACGAGGCGCCGTTCAACCTGATCGCGCCGATCTTCGCGATCTTCTTCGCGGTCTTCGGTTTCAATATCCTGGGCGACGGCCTGCGCCGCACTCTCGATACGCGCCTGACCCAGACGGAGCGCACCTGACATGGCCATTCTTTCAGCAAAGAACCTCTGCGTTGAATCGCTCGGAGCCAAGGAAAGCTTCCCGGTCCTGACCGACCTCAACTTCTCGCTGGAACCCGGCAAGATCCTCGGTCTGGTCGGTGAATCCGGCGCCGGCAAGTCGATGATCGGCCGCACCATCTCGCAATACCTGCCGAAGGGTTTTGCGGTCACCAAGGGTACGCTCGCCTTCGATGGCGAGGACCTAGTGAGCATGTTGCCGGAACGCCGCCGCAACCTGCTCGGCCGCGACATCGCCTTCATCCCGCAGGAGCCGCTTTCCGGGCTCAACCCGGTCCTGACGGTCGGCCAGCAGATCAAGGAACATCTTCTGCGCATCGGCCTCGCACCCGGTGAAAATTGGCGCGAGCGAGCGCTGAAGGAGTTCGAATCCGTACATCTGCCACATGGCGCGGCGCTGCTCGAAAAATATCCGCACCAGCTTTCCGGCGGCATGTGCCAGCGCATCCTGATCGCCATGGCCTTTGCCAGCCGCCCGCGTCTCTTGATCGCCGACGAACCGACCACCGCGCTTGACGTGACGATCCAGGCCCGCATCGTCAAGCTGATCGCCGAAATGCAGAAGCGCGATGGCACGGCGGTGATCTTCATCACCCACGACCTGCGCCTCGCCTCGCAGATCAGCGACGAGATCATGGTGCTCTATGCCGGCCGGCCGGCCGAGCGCGGTCCTGCAAAACAGCTTTTCTCGGCACCGGCGCATCCCTATACGCGCTGCCTGCAGCTTGCCAACCCGACGATCACAGGCCCGCGCCGCGGCCTTTTCATCCTGCCCGAGCGCATGCCGGGCCTGCGGGTGCTGAAGGAGTTGAAGGGCTGCCGCTTCGCCTCCCGCTGTCCGAATGCGATCGAGGCCTGCACCCGGGCCGAACCGCCGCTTGCCGATATCGGCCCGAACCATATCGCTGCCTGCATTCGCACCGAAAAGACGCCGGACATCGTGCCGCCGCCGCTGGCGCCCGGCCGCGAGATCGCATCGGCCAGGATCCATCTCAACGGCGAGAAGCTGACCAAGGCCTATACGACCGCCTGGAGCCCGTTCGCCAAGCGCAGCGCCTTCAAGGCGGTCAACAGCGTCGATTTTTCGCTCGGCGAGGGTGAGTTCGTCGGCATCGTCGGCGAAAGCGGCAGCGGCAAGAGCTCGCTTGCCCGCCTCGTTGTCGGCCTCGATACGCCGACCGATGGCAGGATCACGCTTGCCGGCCGCGACATCACCGCCAATGGAAATGCGGACCGGGCCTATCGCCGCGAATACATCCAGATGGTCTTCCAGGACCCGCAATCGGCGCTCAACCCGCGGCGGCGGATCGGCAGCATCGTCACCCAGGCGAACGAGGCGAGCGGGCTGCACAACAGCACCCGCGAGCGCATGGACCGCGCCGCCGAACTGCTGAAGGAAATCGGCCTGCCCCCGGATGCGGCGATGCGCTTTCCCTCGCAGCTTTCGGGTGGACAGAAACAGCGCGTCAACATCGCCCGCGCGCTCTGCACCCTGCCGCGCATCCTCGTCGCCGACGAGATCGTCTCCGGCCTCGATGTCTCGGTGCAGGCCCAGCTTCTGGACCTTCTGCTGAAGCTTCGCGACGAGCACGGCTTCTCGATGTTGTTCATCAGCCACGACCTCTCCGTCGTCCGTTATCTCTGCGATCGGGTGATGGTCATGTATCGCGGCGAAGTGGTGGAAAGCGGCAGGACCGAAACCGTGTTTGCCAATCCGCAACATGCCTATACCCGCAGTCTGCTCGCCGCCGTGCCGCCGGATGACGTCAACGCCGAGTGGTCGCCGGTGCTTGCGGAAGCCGGCTACCAGGTCGAATGATGGCGATCACCGGACGCAGATATTACAGCGGCCGGGATGTCGGCCGCGCCGTCACCATCGCCGACTTGCAGGCCATGGCGCGTCGCCGCCTGCCTGCCTTCGTGCTGGAATATCTCGAGGGCGGTGCAGAAGACGAATGGACGCTCCGCCGCAACCGCGAAGTCTTTTCGGAAATCGAGTTCCGCCCCTCGACGCTGACCGGTGTCGGCGTGCCCGATCTTTCGACGACAATCTTCGGCAAAAAGATGCGGCTGCCCTTCATCATCGCGCCGACAGGTTTCAACGGTCTCTTCCAGTATCAGGGAGATCGGCTGCTGGCTGAAGCCGCAGCCAAGGCTGGCATCACCTTCACCCAGAGCACCGTCTCCAACATGCGGATCGAAGAGCTTTCCGGCATCCCGAACCTCTCCCACTGGATGCAGCTTTACGTCTTCCGCTCCCAGACCTTCATGGACGAACTGGTCGGCCGCGCCGAAAGAGCCGGCTGCCAGGCGCTGATGGTGACCACCGACGCAGCGACATTCGGCAACCGCGAATGGGATCGCCGCAATTATCGCTCCGGCATGGACCCGACCTTCCGCCACAAGCTGGATATCCTCTGCCATCCGCGCTGGGCATTGTCGGTCATGGCGCGTGGCATCCCGCCCTTCGGAAACCTGCTCGATTTCCTGCCCACCGACCAGCAGACCTTCGCTCGCACGGCCATCTGGTCGCGCGAGCAGGTAGAGCCGGACCTTCACTGGAGCCACATCCGCCACCTGCGGAAAATCTGGAAAAAGCCGCTGATCGTCAAAGGCGTCATGACTTTGCGCGACGCGGAACTAGCCGCGGATGCGGGAGCTGATGGCATCGTCATCAGCAATCACGGCGGTCGCCAGCTTGACGGTGCGCCATCGCCGATCACCATCCTGCCGAAGATCGCCAACAAGCTGAAGGGCAGGATCACCATCCTCGCCGACAGCGGTTTTCGCCGCGGCACGGATATCGTCAAGGCTTTGGCGCTCGGCGCCGATGCGGTGATGACCGGACGTGCAACACT
It encodes:
- a CDS encoding organic hydroperoxide resistance protein; the encoded protein is MTPEKILYETSVTAHGGREGKAQSTDGSFAVNLSVPKGLGGPGGEGTNPEQLFAAGYAACFLGAVKLVARTSKIALPDDVSITAKVGIGPVPVGYALAVELVASLPGIERAVAEEVVAGAHERCPYSNATRGNVDVKLTVA
- a CDS encoding thiolase family protein, with protein sequence MVLSRARQSYDGVVLAVPVTVPYQRYSIETAHWWMGKALRALAEGAGISHRDFDGFSVASFTMGPDVAVGLTQHFGLSPRHIDHVPMGGAAGIVSLRRAARAVQAGDADIVACVAADTNRVDSFRNLLAGFSRFSQDAVYPYGAGGANGSFALIARHYMDRYGATREDFGKLCVAQRDNALRNPDALMKKPLTLEQYMSARAIAEPFHLFDCVMPCAGAEAFLVMREETAVSLGLPFVRLLSAIERHNAFAEDPVQVRGGWVVDRDELYGMAGSKPDDMDFVQTYDDYAVISMMQFEDLGFCAKGEGPDFVRHHTFTIDGSFPHNTSGGQLSVGQAGAAGGHLGLTEAMRQLLGTAEGRQVEDAKLGLVSGFGMINYDRGLASAAAILARAS
- a CDS encoding ABC transporter substrate-binding protein; this translates as MTFEIDRRNLLQMLGLAAVSGSVLSQATIAFAADTDNVTIGWPSDVPSWDPNLRFVPDAQPLFKMVFDQPLDQSPDLKLIGNLITKWELKPDGLSMPFEIRSDVKFHNGDPMTMEDFKYTFVDRIKSGLKLDIANSWRTLTDIEILSPTSGVMKFSAPTPTAPQWLAFLGSYLVPKKYIESVGPEEFAKKPVGTGPYKLVDYQMNSRIVFERNDDYFGTKPKIKRVTIDIIKDPSARTAAIQSGQVDLTVNIPVREAERLGKTEGLTAEINPFTRLILLQMRNDLGFTDKAVRLAAHHAIDKAALSKAFYGGAAVPLSIPATPGTPGYLPDYKFPYDPELSKKLLADAGYTSDKPATFKLAATNGQFPSDFDIARALVQMWQKVGLKVELEQIEYSKYFELNRGGKLPEATLYSFDNATGDPEIFSGYLMNPKMPFGAWKGMEIGDKILKLFVEPVYEKRIAGYKAVAQEAVETGANIPILQSVQTLVKKKSLNYVKYGNAWVLGSTMSWS
- a CDS encoding alpha-hydroxy acid oxidase, translated to MMAITGRRYYSGRDVGRAVTIADLQAMARRRLPAFVLEYLEGGAEDEWTLRRNREVFSEIEFRPSTLTGVGVPDLSTTIFGKKMRLPFIIAPTGFNGLFQYQGDRLLAEAAAKAGITFTQSTVSNMRIEELSGIPNLSHWMQLYVFRSQTFMDELVGRAERAGCQALMVTTDAATFGNREWDRRNYRSGMDPTFRHKLDILCHPRWALSVMARGIPPFGNLLDFLPTDQQTFARTAIWSREQVEPDLHWSHIRHLRKIWKKPLIVKGVMTLRDAELAADAGADGIVISNHGGRQLDGAPSPITILPKIANKLKGRITILADSGFRRGTDIVKALALGADAVMTGRATLYGLAAGGEAGAARAITILEEETRRTMALLGCRSVADLDRDHIKL
- a CDS encoding ABC transporter ATP-binding protein, which codes for MAILSAKNLCVESLGAKESFPVLTDLNFSLEPGKILGLVGESGAGKSMIGRTISQYLPKGFAVTKGTLAFDGEDLVSMLPERRRNLLGRDIAFIPQEPLSGLNPVLTVGQQIKEHLLRIGLAPGENWRERALKEFESVHLPHGAALLEKYPHQLSGGMCQRILIAMAFASRPRLLIADEPTTALDVTIQARIVKLIAEMQKRDGTAVIFITHDLRLASQISDEIMVLYAGRPAERGPAKQLFSAPAHPYTRCLQLANPTITGPRRGLFILPERMPGLRVLKELKGCRFASRCPNAIEACTRAEPPLADIGPNHIAACIRTEKTPDIVPPPLAPGREIASARIHLNGEKLTKAYTTAWSPFAKRSAFKAVNSVDFSLGEGEFVGIVGESGSGKSSLARLVVGLDTPTDGRITLAGRDITANGNADRAYRREYIQMVFQDPQSALNPRRRIGSIVTQANEASGLHNSTRERMDRAAELLKEIGLPPDAAMRFPSQLSGGQKQRVNIARALCTLPRILVADEIVSGLDVSVQAQLLDLLLKLRDEHGFSMLFISHDLSVVRYLCDRVMVMYRGEVVESGRTETVFANPQHAYTRSLLAAVPPDDVNAEWSPVLAEAGYQVE
- a CDS encoding AMP-binding protein; the protein is MHSPYLLFENQALKSPDAPMLIAPASAKLPYAPGGFRYSYGEVFTRVGLLKQTFAAAGYGIGARVALLLENRPEFFDYWLALNAIGASIVPINPDLRRDELLFQLDMAEASLMVVIRARLDDLRDISPGKVAVIAAGDDIPPSPETREARPGGRDAECALLFTSGSTGKPKGCILSNIYFVGIAEWYTTQGGIAEMGEGAEVALTPLPMFHMNALGCTAVGMIMKGGAIVPLDRFHSSSWWASIADSGATIIHCLGVIPAILLQLPTVEAERAHKVKFALGPGVDARHKIEFEKRYGIPIVEAWAMTETGGRAVTTTAADEYTPGLRCIGRPRAGMDFRIVDDAGNDAELGKPGELLVRAQGANPRDGFFSGYLKDEKATEEAWEGGWFHTGDVVYADEKGLLYFFDRKKSIVRRSGENIAVLEVEAALAKDPAVKASAVTPVPDDLRGEEVFAFIVESETAGAGEPAEKAKRIIKAAGAHIAYHKLPGYVVFIDRLPVSSTQKLQRGEIKTMAAKAVEDGSAIDLRKLKASIRKAG
- a CDS encoding ABC transporter permease, encoding MQQHAKGRPLPLWLKSGRVQTGLVIIFILAVCAIFAPYLAPNDPNEQNLLSILTPPVWADGGDTMFPLGTDSLGRCVLSRLIFGARVALTVAFTASIGAMIIGAFFAHVAGYFGGWVDWVIGRIVEIWLSFPPVILSLILMVGLGTGLRNVVLAIILVDWTRFCRVLRSEVIVLRRRDYVSAAQLIGFSHWRTITREILPGTLPLLITLMSLEMGVAIIVEAILSFVGMSVGSETAAWGQMIADARQNIYEAPFNLIAPIFAIFFAVFGFNILGDGLRRTLDTRLTQTERT
- a CDS encoding ABC transporter permease, with the protein product MFATIAKLLVKRVLTAIPILLLVSALLFCILRILPVDPAAMSLPPNATVQEVEAMRTEMGLNLPLYQQYGIWLNKLFHGDIGRSIHFRQDVTSLIGSTLPATIELAVIAMMVATVFGLAGGLFLFYVRGTRAEAVMDFVSILLLSLPEFLWSLFLLLIFGVFFEVLPFTGRLSPGFERPLVTGFLLLDSLITGNIPTFLNALQHMILPCLALGIALSPSLMRVLRSSLLDAYQDDYIQQARLRGLSEKRILIRHGLKNAILPTLSLMGVQFGFLFGGTLLVEIIYSYPGMGNLMVDAIRNADLPIIQGAGLTYCVAVLVISIVVDSLYLILNPKLRVR